From Yersinia hibernica, a single genomic window includes:
- the yidA gene encoding sugar-phosphatase yields MAIELIAIDMDGTLLNTQHEITPRVKQAIDAARAKGVCVVLATGRPYIGIQRYLRELNMENSGDYCISNNGALVQKAATGECILQETLNFEDYLYFEALSREFGVSFQAFDFDTLYTANKDISKYTLHEVLLTGIPLKYRAVEEMDPTLRFPKVMMIDEPEKLDRALELMPAEAFEHFTIMKSAPFYLEILSKRVDKGTGVKMLAEHLGIAQQNIMALGDQGNDIAMINYAGVGVAMGNAIPELKEIAQFVTGTNSEDGVAMAIEKYVL; encoded by the coding sequence ATGGCTATTGAATTAATCGCTATTGATATGGACGGCACGTTGCTGAATACGCAGCATGAAATCACCCCACGGGTAAAGCAGGCGATTGATGCCGCCCGGGCGAAAGGGGTGTGCGTGGTATTGGCCACGGGGCGGCCTTATATCGGGATCCAACGTTATTTACGTGAACTGAATATGGAAAATAGTGGTGATTATTGCATCAGTAATAATGGTGCATTAGTACAAAAAGCGGCCACGGGTGAGTGTATTTTGCAGGAAACTCTCAATTTTGAGGATTATCTTTATTTTGAGGCTTTGTCGCGCGAGTTTGGTGTCAGTTTCCAGGCTTTTGATTTTGATACTTTATATACGGCTAACAAAGACATCAGTAAATATACTTTGCATGAAGTTCTTCTGACTGGTATTCCATTAAAATATCGGGCGGTAGAAGAGATGGACCCAACATTGCGCTTCCCGAAAGTGATGATGATTGATGAGCCAGAAAAACTGGACCGCGCATTAGAGTTGATGCCCGCTGAAGCATTTGAGCATTTTACTATCATGAAAAGCGCCCCTTTTTACTTGGAAATTTTGAGTAAACGAGTTGATAAGGGAACCGGGGTCAAAATGCTGGCTGAGCACTTGGGCATTGCACAGCAAAATATTATGGCGCTGGGTGATCAGGGCAATGATATTGCCATGATTAATTACGCCGGGGTGGGGGTGGCAATGGGGAATGCTATTCCTGAGCTGAAAGAAATTGCGCAGTTTGTGACGGGCACTAATAGTGAAGATGGTGTGGCGATGGCAATTGAGAAATATGTGCTTTGA